In Euphorbia lathyris chromosome 10, ddEupLath1.1, whole genome shotgun sequence, a single genomic region encodes these proteins:
- the LOC136208574 gene encoding fructose-bisphosphate aldolase 8, cytosolic, translating into MSCYKGKYADELIANAAYIGTPGKGILAADESTGTIGKRLSSISVENVEENRRALRELLFTAPGALQYLSGVILFEETLYQKTKSGKPFAELLKENGVLPGIKVDKGTVVLAGTNGETTTQGLDGLAQRCQKYYEAGARFAKWRAVLNIGANEPSQLSINENANGLARYAIICQENGLVPIVEPEILVDGSHDINKCADVTERVLAACYKALNDHHVLLEGTLLKPNMVTPGSDAPKVSPDVIAEYTVRALQRTMPPAVPAVVFLSGGQSEEEATVNLNAMNKLKTKKPWTLSFSFGRALQASTLKAWGGKEENVKAAQTALFTRCKANSEATLGTYKGDATLGEGASESLHVKDYKY; encoded by the exons ATGAGCTCATTGCTAATGCTGCCTACATTGGAACCCCTGGAAAGGGTATCCTTGCTGCTGACGAGTCTACTGGAACAATTGGAAAGCGTCTTTCCAGCATCAGTGTTGAGAATGTTGAAGAAAACAGGAGAGCCCTTCGTGAGCTCCTCTTCACTGCCCCTGGTGCTCTCCAGTACCTTAGTGGAGTGATCCTCTTTGAGGAAACCCTTTACCAGAAAACTAAATCAG GCAAGCCTTTTGCTGAACTCTTGAAGGAGAACGGTGTCCTCCCCGGTATTAAGGTAGACAAGGGTACCGTTGTGCTTGCTGGCACCAACGGTGAGACCACAACCCAAGGTCTTGATGGTCTTGCTCAGCGTTGCCAGAAGTATTACGAAGCTGGTGCACGTTTTGCCAAATGGCGTGCTGTGCTCAACATCGGTGCCAATGAGCCATCTCAGCTTTCCATCAACGAGAATGCCAATGGGTTGGCCAGATACGCCATCATCTGCCAGGAAAATGGCTTGGTACCCATTGTTGAGCCTGAGATCTTGGTTGATGGATCTCATGACATTAACAAGTGCGCTGATGTAACTGAGCGTGTTCTTGCCGCATGCTACAAAGCTCTCAATGACCACCATGTCTTGCTTGAGGGAACTCTTTTGAAGCCCAACATGGTTACCCCTGGATCAGATGCACCCAAGGTATCACCCGATGTTATTGCTGAGTACACTGTCCGTGCCCTCCAGCGCACCATGCCACCAGCAGTTCCAGCTGTTGTGTTCTTGTCCGGTGGACAAAGTGAGGAGGAGGCTACCGTGAACCTCAATGCCATGAACAAGCTTAAAACCAAGAAGCCATGGACTCTTTCCTTCTCCTTCGGTCGCGCCCTGCAGGCAAGTACCCTCAAGGCATGGGGTGGCAAAGAGGAGAACGTGAAGGCAGCTCAGACAGCCTTGTTTACCAGGTGCAAGGCCAATTCCGAGGCTACTCTTGGAACATACAAGGGTGATGCTACACTCGGCGAGGGTGCCTCAGAGAGCCTCCATGTCAAGGACTACAAATACTAA